In Nocardioides sp. zg-1228, a single window of DNA contains:
- a CDS encoding histidine phosphatase family protein, which translates to MSSILLVRHGQASFGAADYDELSRTGHEQSRLLGAALAARGVVPDLVVTGGMRRHAQTAAGVLDGAGWSTPADVDRGWSEFDHLQVLAVHDQPTTAGGESEKAAFQRWFEEATRRWTSGDHDESYDESFAAFTARVGAALDRLADALPRSGTAVVLTSGGPVAWAAASLLADGEPTRTDLWLRLNPVSINTGTSTVVRGSRGTTLVTFNAADHLSPDLITYR; encoded by the coding sequence GTGAGCAGCATCCTCCTCGTGCGGCACGGGCAGGCCTCGTTCGGCGCCGCCGACTACGACGAGCTCTCCCGGACCGGCCACGAGCAGTCGCGGCTGCTGGGCGCCGCCCTCGCCGCCCGGGGGGTCGTGCCCGACCTGGTCGTGACGGGCGGGATGAGGCGCCACGCCCAGACGGCGGCCGGCGTGCTCGACGGCGCGGGCTGGTCGACCCCGGCGGACGTCGACCGCGGCTGGAGCGAGTTCGACCACCTGCAGGTGCTGGCCGTCCACGACCAGCCCACCACGGCCGGCGGCGAGTCGGAGAAGGCCGCCTTCCAGCGGTGGTTCGAGGAGGCGACGCGCCGCTGGACGTCGGGCGACCACGACGAGTCCTACGACGAGTCGTTCGCGGCGTTCACCGCCCGGGTGGGCGCGGCGCTCGACCGGCTGGCCGACGCGCTGCCCCGCAGCGGCACGGCCGTCGTGCTGACCAGCGGCGGACCGGTGGCCTGGGCGGCGGCCTCGCTCCTCGCCGACGGCGAGCCCACGCGGACCGACCTGTGGCTGCGGCTCAACCCCGTGTCGATCAACACCGGCACCTCGACCGTCGTCCGTGGCTCGCGCGGCACCACGCTCGTGACGTTCAACGCCGCCGACCACCTCTCCCCCGACCTGATCACCTACCGCTAG
- a CDS encoding phospholipase D-like domain-containing protein, whose protein sequence is MVRRVGLVAGLLSCLLAPLLALTAPASTAPASTAPASTAPASTAPASTAPAPGERPVAAPGQSGCRAEGGIEVCFTSPPTVPRDPTVLDRPSRLFDTAGPGDTIRIAMFRWDIKPPTDAILAAQRRGATVLLVGDDDLRLNKQGRRLIETLEQQDPTIRNVTICKGACLPWRAPGPFPDSQDVQHLKFFLTDIGGVQSFITSSANLEDRQYRQYNSFIKIDDPGLHAFGVDYFARLQAQRLTVDGERWDDRRKVWSSGDVTAAVYPNRSDLLLSTLRSLRCTPGARDVSAMIAVIQRADVRAQLARLSARGCRVRIVTSRDTVENWVQRALPSGDIPDGRVRTVLTHDKMLVAHARFRGRTTHLVVTGTSNTTCGGLLYNDEVMLRVVGNRWLHDQYLAHFDDAYARAHQSRSRVMPVMRPCRR, encoded by the coding sequence GTGGTGCGACGTGTGGGACTGGTGGCCGGGCTCCTGTCGTGCCTGCTCGCGCCGCTCCTGGCGCTCACCGCACCCGCCAGCACCGCACCCGCCAGCACCGCACCCGCCAGCACCGCACCCGCCAGCACCGCACCCGCCAGCACCGCACCGGCCCCGGGCGAGCGCCCGGTCGCCGCGCCCGGGCAGAGCGGGTGCCGGGCCGAGGGCGGCATCGAGGTGTGCTTCACCTCGCCGCCGACCGTGCCGCGCGACCCGACCGTGCTCGACCGGCCCAGCCGGCTCTTCGACACCGCGGGCCCGGGTGACACGATCCGCATCGCGATGTTCCGGTGGGACATCAAGCCGCCGACCGACGCGATCCTGGCCGCGCAGCGGCGCGGCGCGACGGTGCTGCTCGTCGGCGACGACGACCTGCGGCTCAACAAGCAGGGCCGCCGGCTCATCGAGACGCTCGAGCAGCAGGACCCCACGATCCGCAACGTGACCATCTGCAAGGGCGCCTGCCTCCCGTGGCGCGCCCCGGGACCCTTCCCCGACAGCCAGGACGTGCAGCACCTGAAGTTCTTCCTGACCGACATCGGCGGGGTGCAGTCCTTCATCACGTCCTCGGCCAACCTCGAGGACCGTCAGTACCGCCAGTACAACTCGTTCATCAAGATCGACGACCCCGGGCTCCACGCCTTCGGCGTCGACTACTTCGCCCGGCTGCAGGCCCAGCGGCTGACGGTGGACGGCGAGCGCTGGGACGACCGACGCAAGGTGTGGTCCAGCGGGGACGTCACGGCGGCCGTCTACCCCAACCGCAGCGACCTGCTCCTCTCGACGCTCAGGTCCCTCCGGTGCACCCCGGGCGCCCGCGACGTGTCGGCGATGATCGCGGTGATCCAGCGCGCCGACGTGCGCGCCCAGCTGGCCCGGCTCTCCGCCCGCGGCTGCCGGGTGCGGATCGTGACCTCGCGCGACACGGTGGAGAACTGGGTGCAGCGCGCGCTGCCCAGCGGCGACATCCCCGACGGCCGGGTCCGCACCGTCCTCACCCACGACAAGATGCTCGTCGCGCACGCGCGCTTCCGGGGCAGGACCACGCACCTCGTGGTGACCGGCACCTCCAACACCACCTGCGGCGGCCTGCTCTACAACGACGAGGTCATGCTGCGCGTGGTGGGCAACCGATGGCTGCACGACCAGTACCTCGCACACTTCGACGACGCGTACGCCCGTGCGCACCAGAGCCGCTCGCGGGTCATGCCGGTCATGAGGCCCTGCCGGCGCTGA
- a CDS encoding DUF445 domain-containing protein has protein sequence MVATSATSPAGSSPSPPPITLITPDPGADEARRRGLRRMRTVAVGLLLLAACVYVATLGRDGFWGFVNAGAEASMVGAIADWFAVTALFKHPLGLPIPHTALVPKRKDELGRGLQEFVGENFLQEDIIRERVAAATISARVGAWLGDPAHARRVVDEAAEVAVIALGKVRDDHVADLVSQALVPRFRDEPISPLLGTTLMEVLRDDLHHGLVDLAVDELHTWLRDNPDTFIRVLEERAPWWAPPRLNDVVTSRMHVQAMAWLEDIRDDPHHRAREALDSMLGQLAHDLLNDGETVRRTEALKERLLEHPQVVTTAISLWKAMRSALLGSIRDPEGAVRQRVLEELGVFAERLRDDAALRERLDRVAADLTVFAVERYGAEVTTVITSTIERWDGKEAARRIELHVGRDLQFIRINGTIVGGLVGVVIHAVSLAVH, from the coding sequence ATGGTCGCCACCTCCGCCACCTCGCCGGCCGGCTCGTCCCCGAGCCCCCCGCCGATCACGCTGATCACCCCCGACCCGGGCGCCGACGAGGCCCGGCGACGAGGGCTGCGCCGGATGCGCACGGTCGCGGTCGGGCTGCTGCTGCTCGCCGCCTGCGTCTACGTCGCGACTCTCGGTCGCGACGGCTTCTGGGGGTTCGTCAACGCCGGCGCGGAGGCGTCGATGGTCGGCGCGATCGCCGACTGGTTCGCCGTGACCGCGCTGTTCAAGCACCCCCTGGGGCTGCCGATCCCGCACACCGCCCTCGTGCCCAAGCGCAAGGACGAGCTGGGCAGGGGGCTCCAGGAGTTCGTCGGGGAGAACTTCCTCCAGGAGGACATCATCCGCGAGCGGGTGGCCGCCGCGACGATCTCGGCGCGGGTGGGCGCATGGCTGGGGGACCCCGCCCACGCGCGCCGCGTGGTCGACGAGGCCGCCGAGGTGGCGGTGATCGCCCTCGGGAAGGTGCGCGACGACCACGTCGCCGACCTGGTCAGCCAGGCGCTCGTCCCGCGGTTCCGCGACGAGCCGATCTCGCCGCTGCTGGGCACGACCCTGATGGAGGTGCTGCGCGACGACCTGCACCACGGGCTGGTCGACCTCGCCGTCGACGAGCTGCACACCTGGCTGCGCGACAACCCCGACACGTTCATCCGGGTGCTGGAGGAGAGGGCGCCCTGGTGGGCGCCGCCCCGGCTCAACGACGTCGTCACCTCGCGGATGCACGTGCAGGCGATGGCCTGGCTGGAGGACATCCGCGACGACCCGCACCACCGGGCCCGCGAAGCACTCGACTCGATGCTCGGCCAGCTCGCCCACGACCTGCTCAACGACGGGGAGACGGTGCGCCGCACGGAGGCCCTCAAGGAGCGCCTGCTCGAGCACCCCCAGGTCGTCACGACGGCGATCTCGCTGTGGAAGGCGATGCGCTCGGCGCTGCTCGGCTCCATCCGCGACCCCGAGGGCGCCGTGCGCCAGCGGGTGCTCGAGGAGCTCGGCGTGTTCGCCGAGCGGCTGCGCGACGACGCGGCACTGCGCGAGCGGCTCGACCGCGTCGCGGCCGACCTCACGGTCTTCGCGGTCGAGCGCTACGGCGCCGAGGTGACGACGGTCATCACCTCGACGATCGAGCGGTGGGACGGCAAGGAGGCGGCGCGGCGCATCGAGCTGCACGTCGGGCGCGACCTCCAGTTCATCCGCATCAACGGCACGATCGTCGGCGGCCTCGTGGGCGTCGTGATCCACGCGGTGAGCCTGGCGGTGCACTGA
- a CDS encoding adenylyltransferase/cytidyltransferase family protein → MPRTVITFGTFDVFHVGHLRVLERAAELGERLVVGVSADALNERKKGRAPIFSQRERLAIVGALKVVDEVFVEESLEQKRDYLLEHGADVLVMGDDWAGRFDDLADVCEVVYLPRTPAISTTAIIEHIADL, encoded by the coding sequence ATGCCTCGCACCGTGATCACCTTCGGCACGTTCGACGTGTTCCATGTCGGACACCTGCGCGTGCTCGAGCGTGCCGCCGAGCTCGGCGAGCGACTGGTCGTCGGCGTCTCCGCCGACGCGCTCAACGAGCGCAAGAAGGGTCGTGCGCCGATCTTCAGCCAGCGCGAGCGCCTCGCGATCGTCGGGGCGCTCAAGGTCGTCGACGAGGTGTTCGTCGAGGAGAGCCTCGAGCAGAAGCGTGACTACCTCCTCGAGCACGGCGCCGACGTGCTGGTGATGGGCGACGACTGGGCCGGGAGGTTCGACGACCTGGCCGACGTCTGCGAGGTCGTCTACCTGCCCCGCACGCCCGCCATCTCCACCACGGCCATCATCGAGCACATCGCCGACCTCTGA
- a CDS encoding SDR family NAD(P)-dependent oxidoreductase — MSAPSSSSARRVLVTGAASGLGAALVTAFRERGDEVLATDRVDADGIDLVLDITSDADWDAAVDAVRERWGGLDVLVNNAGVAGGGRVDRCTIEEWQWITDVNLFGAVRGTRAFVPMLKERRSGHLVNVASLAGLVHPGGMGSYNAVKAAVVAFTETCGHELASHGIRASVVCPSYFRTNLMDSLQGSDEAVGRVVAGLVERSTTTADDIAAAVLAGIDAGDDVIVPDEAARQAFFLKWADRPAYDAIMRDQAAKLEAGAGS, encoded by the coding sequence GTGAGCGCCCCGTCGAGCAGCAGCGCGCGACGCGTCCTGGTCACCGGTGCCGCCTCGGGGCTCGGTGCCGCGCTGGTCACCGCCTTCCGCGAGAGGGGTGACGAGGTGCTCGCCACCGACCGGGTCGACGCCGACGGCATCGACCTCGTCCTCGACATCACCTCCGACGCCGACTGGGACGCGGCCGTGGACGCCGTCCGGGAGCGGTGGGGCGGTCTCGACGTGCTGGTCAACAACGCCGGCGTCGCCGGTGGCGGGCGGGTCGACCGCTGCACGATCGAGGAGTGGCAGTGGATCACCGACGTCAACCTCTTCGGCGCGGTCCGCGGCACCCGGGCGTTCGTCCCGATGCTCAAGGAGCGGCGCTCGGGCCACCTCGTCAACGTCGCCTCCCTCGCCGGGCTCGTGCACCCGGGCGGGATGGGCTCCTACAACGCGGTGAAGGCTGCTGTCGTGGCCTTCACCGAGACGTGCGGCCACGAGCTGGCGTCCCACGGCATCCGCGCGAGCGTCGTCTGCCCGTCCTACTTCCGCACCAACCTGATGGACTCCCTGCAGGGCAGCGACGAGGCCGTGGGCCGGGTGGTCGCCGGGCTGGTCGAGCGCTCGACCACCACCGCTGACGACATCGCCGCCGCGGTCCTGGCCGGCATCGACGCCGGCGACGACGTGATCGTGCCGGACGAGGCGGCCCGGCAGGCCTTCTTCCTCAAGTGGGCCGACCGACCGGCCTACGACGCGATCATGCGCGACCAGGCCGCGAAGCTCGAGGCGGGAGCGGGCTCGTGA
- a CDS encoding MXAN_6640 family putative metalloprotease, translated as MRRFVTTAVAIALVGGALGAPAVAAANDRPGSTPGTSGVLDPSDLFELTPEPALPVLEEDLEPTASETLATARRVLAGDARAGDPSATLVLRDLWMKRTQLEGDQRRQADALLARPTDGVTDPQGFGYTEAEAAPLCNTRICVHYVPTGIDAPPSPDWPAQNLAVMDSVWSTIVDQMGFRAPVTDGSKGGGPQFDVYLKDLGGSLYGFCAGEKRAKKRTASGYCVLDNDFAASQFPNGTPLDNLTVTAGHEFFHAVQYAYDYAEDPWMMESTATWMEERIATAVNDNRQYLPVSQIYAPNIPLDAFSRTNGFQYGNWVFWEYLTSRYGNGLMLKTWKQAGSLKKDGKKYSLQALQKVLKRKGGFTKNYALFAAGNLTPAANFPEGAEYPGPKVRGAKLLSKRKRAKRFGTKIDHLASASYVYGPGKGLDGKKWKLALRITGPDKRTSPAAVVVVHRLDGKRKVKLVKLNRRGDGTTRVPFDNRKVAAVSVTLVNASTRFRCGRNTVLACAGKPIDDRLRFAVKARATK; from the coding sequence ATGCGCAGATTCGTCACCACCGCTGTGGCCATCGCACTGGTGGGCGGGGCGCTCGGCGCTCCGGCCGTCGCGGCCGCCAACGACCGTCCGGGCAGCACGCCCGGCACATCCGGGGTCCTCGACCCCTCTGACCTGTTCGAGCTCACTCCGGAGCCGGCCCTGCCCGTGCTGGAGGAGGACCTCGAGCCCACCGCCTCCGAGACCCTCGCGACCGCTCGCCGTGTGCTCGCCGGCGACGCCCGGGCGGGCGACCCGTCGGCGACCCTGGTGCTGCGCGACCTCTGGATGAAGCGCACCCAGCTCGAGGGCGACCAGCGTCGCCAGGCCGACGCGCTCCTCGCGCGCCCGACCGACGGCGTCACCGACCCCCAGGGGTTCGGCTACACCGAGGCCGAGGCAGCGCCGCTGTGCAACACCCGCATCTGCGTCCACTACGTCCCGACCGGGATCGACGCCCCGCCGTCGCCCGACTGGCCGGCCCAGAACCTCGCGGTCATGGACTCGGTGTGGTCGACCATCGTCGACCAGATGGGCTTCCGCGCGCCGGTGACCGACGGCAGCAAGGGCGGCGGCCCGCAGTTCGACGTCTACCTCAAGGACCTCGGCGGCTCCCTCTACGGCTTCTGCGCCGGCGAGAAGCGGGCCAAGAAGCGCACCGCGTCGGGCTACTGCGTGCTCGACAACGACTTCGCCGCGTCGCAGTTCCCCAACGGGACGCCGCTGGACAACCTGACCGTCACGGCAGGCCACGAGTTCTTCCACGCCGTCCAGTACGCCTACGACTACGCCGAGGACCCGTGGATGATGGAGTCCACGGCGACCTGGATGGAGGAGCGGATCGCGACCGCGGTCAACGACAACCGCCAGTACCTCCCGGTCAGCCAGATCTACGCCCCCAACATCCCGCTCGACGCGTTCAGCCGCACCAACGGGTTCCAGTACGGCAACTGGGTGTTCTGGGAGTACCTCACCTCGCGCTACGGCAACGGGCTGATGCTCAAGACCTGGAAGCAGGCCGGCAGCCTGAAGAAGGACGGCAAGAAGTACAGCCTCCAGGCCCTGCAGAAGGTGCTCAAGCGCAAGGGTGGCTTCACCAAGAACTACGCCCTGTTCGCCGCCGGCAACCTCACGCCCGCCGCCAACTTCCCCGAGGGCGCCGAGTATCCCGGCCCCAAGGTCCGCGGCGCCAAGCTGCTGAGCAAGCGCAAGCGCGCCAAGCGGTTCGGCACCAAGATCGACCACCTGGCCTCCGCGTCCTACGTCTACGGCCCCGGCAAGGGCCTCGACGGCAAGAAGTGGAAGCTCGCGCTGCGCATCACGGGCCCGGACAAGCGCACCTCGCCGGCCGCCGTGGTGGTCGTCCACCGTCTCGACGGCAAGCGCAAGGTCAAGCTGGTCAAGCTCAACCGGCGCGGCGACGGCACCACCAGGGTGCCCTTCGACAACCGCAAGGTCGCCGCGGTGTCGGTGACGCTGGTCAACGCCTCGACCCGCTTCCGCTGCGGGCGCAACACGGTGCTGGCCTGCGCGGGCAAGCCGATCGACGACCGGCTGCGCTTCGCGGTGAAGGCGCGCGCCACCAAGTGA
- a CDS encoding SDR family oxidoreductase produces the protein MPTTLITGASSGLGAEMARQLAARGHDLALCARRTDRLDALRDEIVAAHPERRVAVKALDVDDHDAVFRVFGELRDELGGLDRVVVNAGIGKGQPLGTGRFDANRQTAMTNFVGALAQTEAAAAIFRAQDSGHLVVVSSFSALRGMPRNMTTYAASKAAVAHLAEGFRADVHGTPIKVTVLYPGFIVSEMSATATATLLVASTEKGVRAMVEAMEKEKGSAVVPAWPWVPLGFLIRRVPLGVLRRLA, from the coding sequence GTGCCGACCACCCTCATCACCGGAGCGAGCAGCGGCCTGGGCGCCGAGATGGCCCGCCAGCTGGCCGCCCGCGGCCACGACCTCGCGCTCTGCGCGCGGCGGACCGACCGGCTCGACGCGCTGCGCGACGAGATCGTGGCCGCCCACCCCGAGCGCCGCGTGGCGGTCAAGGCGCTCGACGTCGACGACCACGACGCGGTCTTCCGCGTCTTCGGCGAGCTCCGCGACGAGCTCGGCGGACTCGACCGGGTCGTCGTCAACGCCGGGATCGGGAAGGGCCAGCCGCTCGGCACGGGCCGCTTCGACGCCAACCGCCAGACCGCGATGACCAACTTCGTCGGTGCGCTGGCCCAGACCGAAGCGGCGGCGGCGATCTTCCGCGCCCAGGACTCCGGCCACCTGGTGGTGGTCTCCAGCTTCTCGGCCCTGCGCGGCATGCCGCGCAACATGACGACGTACGCCGCCTCCAAGGCCGCGGTCGCCCACCTCGCCGAGGGCTTCCGCGCCGACGTCCACGGCACGCCGATCAAGGTCACCGTGCTCTACCCGGGCTTCATCGTCTCGGAGATGTCGGCCACCGCCACCGCCACTCTCCTGGTCGCCTCGACCGAGAAGGGCGTGCGCGCCATGGTCGAGGCGATGGAGAAGGAGAAGGGCTCCGCCGTGGTCCCCGCCTGGCCCTGGGTGCCGCTGGGGTTCCTGATCAGGCGCGTGCCGCTCGGGGTGCTTCGGCGCCTGGCATAG
- a CDS encoding RNA-binding S4 domain-containing protein, with protein MSPESPSSPSAQPEPVDVPIRDESIRLGQFLKLANLVESGADAKPVLADGAVLVNGEVETRRGRQLAPGDVVALGGQAARVATGEVEIDVPW; from the coding sequence ATGTCGCCCGAGTCGCCGTCGTCCCCGTCCGCACAGCCCGAGCCGGTCGACGTGCCGATCCGCGACGAGTCGATCCGGCTCGGTCAGTTCCTCAAGCTGGCCAACCTCGTCGAGAGCGGTGCCGATGCCAAGCCGGTGCTCGCCGACGGCGCGGTGCTCGTCAACGGGGAGGTCGAGACGCGCCGGGGCCGCCAGCTCGCCCCCGGCGACGTGGTCGCGCTGGGCGGGCAGGCGGCCCGGGTCGCCACCGGAGAGGTCGAGATCGACGTCCCCTGGTGA
- a CDS encoding TetR/AcrR family transcriptional regulator, translated as MSDAPVPPADAPVVRRRLSADDRRRQLVGIGLAMIVETPIQDLSMDDIAAEAGISRGLLFHYFPTKTDFYLACIAAAGRRILRNTAPDESLAGEAQVEMTTRLMIEQIDRRRRSYLALVHGHGVADPRVSEVMDSVRDVSTDRVVAALGVPESQRSSTRIVVHAWWAYTEDRALTWSAVPPDERPVPLSQLVEECVAALHALLRISS; from the coding sequence ATGTCCGACGCCCCGGTGCCGCCCGCCGACGCGCCCGTCGTACGACGACGGCTGAGCGCCGACGACCGGCGCCGCCAGCTGGTGGGCATCGGCCTCGCGATGATCGTCGAGACGCCGATCCAGGACCTGTCGATGGACGACATCGCCGCGGAGGCCGGCATCTCGCGCGGACTACTGTTCCACTACTTCCCGACCAAGACCGACTTCTACCTCGCCTGCATCGCGGCGGCCGGTCGCCGGATCCTGCGCAACACGGCTCCCGACGAGTCGCTGGCGGGGGAGGCGCAGGTCGAGATGACCACGCGCCTGATGATCGAGCAGATCGACCGCCGGCGCCGGTCCTACCTCGCGCTCGTCCACGGGCACGGGGTCGCCGACCCGCGGGTCAGCGAGGTGATGGACTCCGTGCGCGACGTCAGCACGGACCGCGTCGTGGCGGCGCTCGGCGTGCCGGAGTCGCAGCGCTCCTCGACCAGGATCGTCGTGCACGCCTGGTGGGCCTACACGGAGGACCGGGCGCTCACCTGGTCGGCTGTGCCGCCAGACGAGCGCCCGGTCCCGTTGTCGCAACTGGTGGAGGAGTGCGTCGCCGCGCTCCACGCCCTGCTGCGGATCAGCTCCTGA
- a CDS encoding acyl-CoA dehydrogenase family protein: protein MDFSLSPRAADLRERVRAFVTDEIEPVEAEAHRRITRLRESGGDNWTPDPVIAELQAKARAEGLWNLFLPASHAGRYAADFGTDGGDGLTNVDYAPVAEAMGRSFLAPLVFNSNAPDTGNMEVLLKYGTEEQKQQWLEPLLRAEIRSAFCMTEPDVASSDATNMAATAVLDGDEVVINGRKWWSTGVGNPDCKVFIFMGLSDPDADRHSRHTMVLVPRDAEGVAVERMLTTMGYYDEPLGHGEVSFDDVRVPASHVLLGPGRAFEIAQGRLGPGRVHHCMRAIGLAERALELACARALSRTAFGKPIASLGGNRERIADARIAINRSRLLVMHAAWLLDQGMSREAYSAVSEIKVEVPAMALDVIDMAIQLHGGAGMSDDFPLAAAWVGARTLRLADGPDEVHRNVVAKIELGKHAS from the coding sequence ATGGACTTCTCCCTCTCCCCGCGCGCGGCCGACCTGCGCGAGCGCGTGCGCGCGTTCGTCACCGACGAGATCGAGCCCGTCGAGGCCGAGGCGCACCGCCGGATCACCCGGCTCCGCGAGTCCGGCGGCGACAACTGGACCCCCGACCCCGTCATCGCCGAGCTGCAGGCCAAGGCCCGCGCCGAGGGTCTGTGGAACCTCTTCCTCCCCGCCTCGCACGCCGGGCGGTACGCCGCCGACTTCGGCACCGACGGCGGCGACGGGCTCACCAACGTCGACTACGCGCCGGTCGCCGAGGCGATGGGCCGCTCGTTCCTGGCCCCGCTGGTCTTCAACTCCAACGCCCCCGACACCGGCAACATGGAGGTGCTGCTCAAGTACGGCACCGAGGAGCAGAAGCAGCAGTGGCTCGAGCCGCTCCTGCGCGCGGAGATCCGCAGCGCCTTCTGCATGACGGAGCCCGACGTGGCGTCGTCGGATGCCACCAACATGGCCGCCACCGCGGTGCTCGACGGCGACGAGGTCGTCATCAACGGCCGCAAGTGGTGGTCGACCGGCGTCGGCAACCCCGACTGCAAGGTCTTCATCTTCATGGGGCTCTCCGACCCCGACGCCGACCGGCACTCGCGCCACACCATGGTGCTGGTGCCCCGTGACGCCGAGGGCGTCGCCGTCGAGCGGATGCTCACCACGATGGGCTACTACGACGAGCCGCTGGGCCACGGCGAGGTCTCCTTCGACGACGTGCGGGTCCCGGCCTCCCACGTCCTGCTCGGCCCGGGACGCGCGTTCGAGATCGCCCAGGGCCGGCTCGGTCCCGGCCGGGTCCACCACTGCATGCGAGCGATCGGCCTCGCCGAGCGGGCCCTCGAGCTCGCCTGCGCCCGTGCGCTCTCGCGCACCGCCTTCGGCAAGCCGATCGCCAGCCTCGGCGGCAACCGCGAACGCATCGCCGACGCGCGGATCGCCATCAACCGCTCGCGACTGCTGGTGATGCACGCCGCCTGGCTGCTCGACCAGGGCATGAGCCGGGAGGCCTACTCCGCGGTGAGCGAGATCAAGGTCGAGGTGCCGGCGATGGCCCTGGACGTGATCGACATGGCGATCCAGCTGCACGGCGGGGCCGGGATGTCCGACGACTTCCCGCTCGCGGCCGCCTGGGTCGGGGCCCGCACGCTGCGGCTGGCGGACGGACCCGACGAGGTGCACCGCAACGTGGTCGCCAAGATCGAGCTCGGGAAGCACGCCTCGTGA
- a CDS encoding phosphotransferase family protein — protein sequence MSDVPGAREVRAEDAFDVPRVAAWLRDHAEHADGLDGEPEVRQFTGGASNLTYLLRYPSGRDLIVRRAPAGTKARGAHDMHREHAIQSALAPVFGYVAPMVAFCDDADVIGADFYAMERIPGVIPRSEWPGDVPLSAEQARELCLHAVDVLAELHGIDPGAAGLTGLGKGRGYVRRQVEGWSTRYRNARTDDVPDLESVMAWLDAHQPDDVATCVIHNDYKLDNLVLAEDDVTRVVGVLDWEMATLGDPLMDLAGSMAYWVQADDDEEFQLMRRVPTHLPGMLTRGEFVAAYAERTGRSVTPEQWRFYEVFGLFRMAVIAQQIYYRYVHRQTTNEMYALFGAAVQVIGRRVDGLIVR from the coding sequence GTGAGCGACGTGCCGGGCGCCCGCGAGGTGCGCGCGGAGGACGCGTTCGACGTCCCCCGGGTCGCGGCCTGGCTCCGCGACCACGCCGAGCACGCCGACGGGCTCGACGGCGAGCCGGAGGTCCGCCAGTTCACCGGCGGCGCCTCCAACCTCACCTACCTGCTGCGCTACCCCTCGGGCCGCGACCTCATCGTGCGACGCGCCCCGGCCGGCACCAAGGCGCGTGGGGCGCACGACATGCACCGCGAGCACGCCATCCAGTCGGCGCTCGCGCCGGTCTTCGGCTACGTCGCCCCGATGGTCGCCTTCTGCGACGACGCCGACGTCATCGGCGCCGACTTCTACGCGATGGAGCGGATCCCCGGCGTGATCCCGCGCAGCGAGTGGCCGGGCGACGTGCCCCTGTCCGCCGAGCAGGCGCGCGAGCTGTGCCTGCACGCCGTCGACGTGCTCGCCGAGCTGCACGGCATCGACCCCGGGGCGGCGGGCCTCACCGGTCTCGGCAAGGGCCGCGGCTACGTCCGCCGCCAGGTCGAGGGCTGGTCGACGCGCTACCGCAACGCCCGCACCGACGACGTGCCCGACCTCGAGTCGGTGATGGCGTGGCTCGACGCGCACCAGCCCGACGACGTGGCCACCTGCGTGATCCACAACGACTACAAGCTCGACAACCTGGTGCTCGCCGAGGACGACGTGACGCGCGTGGTCGGGGTGCTCGACTGGGAGATGGCGACCCTGGGCGACCCGCTGATGGACCTCGCGGGCTCGATGGCCTACTGGGTGCAGGCCGACGACGACGAGGAGTTCCAGCTGATGCGGCGGGTGCCGACGCACCTGCCGGGGATGCTGACCCGCGGCGAGTTCGTGGCGGCGTACGCCGAGCGCACCGGCCGGTCCGTCACGCCCGAGCAGTGGCGCTTCTACGAGGTCTTCGGGCTCTTCCGGATGGCCGTGATCGCCCAGCAGATCTACTACCGCTACGTCCACCGCCAGACGACCAACGAGATGTACGCCCTGTTCGGCGCGGCCGTGCAGGTCATCGGCCGCCGCGTCGACGGACTGATCGTCCGGTGA